The Triticum aestivum cultivar Chinese Spring chromosome 7B, IWGSC CS RefSeq v2.1, whole genome shotgun sequence genome window below encodes:
- the LOC123158569 gene encoding uncharacterized protein, translating to MVPDLDPLLSRCPRLRTLRLGSIAVADYRDELRVNSASLHELVVDLSRNWTRHRHVNIVAPMLKQLTFSFVASSVTISVMAPMEEKVRWDCSYCTYDRASIVFGLWRLEQVTLQTAERQGQLKICSSHALHSEGNTFVQEIEKHMIAEFSVLELHLIANGHVFGALMFHLLGVIRICRSMQRLKVILNRSQVKAECPFGCPCEPSYWRSQTISLFALEEVEINGFEGEDHEFDLLKLVFKCAPLLKKMTVKLSRKASASTKIYSIFNAYSSVECNVYHNSREYIVWQALSAYS from the exons ATGGTTCCGGATCTCGACCCCTTGCTCTCCCGCTGCCCGCGCTTGCGCACACTCCGGCTCGGGAGCATTGCGGTTGCAGATTACAGGGACGAGCTGAGGGTCAACTCGGCATCGCTGCACGAGCTCGTCGTGGACCTCTCGCGCAACTGGACACGCCATCGCCATGTCAACATCGTTGCCCCCATGCTTAAGCAATTGACTTTCTCATTTGTCGCCTCGAGTGTCACCATTTCCGTCATGGCACCGATGGAGGAGAAGGTCCGGTGGGACTGCTCGTACTGCACCTATGACAGGGCGTCTATTGTGTTTGGTCTTTGGCGACTCGAGCAGGTGACACTACAGACGGCAGAGAGACAAGGACAGCTCAAGATTTGT AGCTCGCATGCTTTACACAGTGAAGGGAACACCTTTGTGCAGGAGATAGAGAAGCATATGATTgccgagttttctgttttggagcTACATCTCATAGCAAATGGACATGTTTTCGGAGCACTCATGTTTCATCTCTTAGGGGTGATTCGGATTTGTAGGTCTATGCAGAGGCTGAAGGTTATCCTAAATAGATCACAG GTGAAAGCAGAATGCCCATTTGGTTGTCCTTGTGAGCCTTCCTACTGGAGATCCCAAACAATCTCCTTGTTTGCTCTGGAGGAAGTGGAGATCAACGGGTTCGAAGGAGAGGACCATGAGTTTGATCTATTGAAACTGGTATTCAAATGTGCGCCACTGCTTAAAAAGATGACAGTGAAGTTGTCACGGAAGGCCTCAGCAAGCACAAAGATATACAGCATCTTCAATGCATATTCGTCCGTGGAATGCAATGTTTATCACAACTCCCGTGAGTATATTGTTTGGCAGGCATTATCAGCATACTCCTAG